The region GCCTACCTCGAACGGCGGGTCGGACCCGACGATGCCCCCGACCTGCTGGGCGAGACGATGGTCGTCGCCTGGCGCCGGGTCGCGGAGCTCCCCGGCGACGCCGAGCGTACTCGCATGTGGCTGTTCGGCATCGCCCGGGGCACGCTGCTCAATCACGCCCGGGGGCAGCGTCGGCGATGGGCGCTGGCCGACCGCATCCGCCTGCAGGTGCGGGAGGCGGCGACAGCACCGCCAGCCGACGACGGCTCCGAGGTCCGAGATGCCATCGACCGGCTCGAGCCTGACCTGGCGGAGCTCATCCGACTCGTGCACTGGGAGCGATTGAGCATCTCCGATGCCGCCGACGTGCTCGGCATCCCGGCATCGACCGCACGGGGCCGCTATCAGCGGGCGAAGGATGCCCTGCGGGCCGCGCTCGGAGTGGGGGCCTCGCTCGCGTAGAATCGGAGGCACCATGGCTACGTTTGGCACGCTCTCCGATCGGCTCACCGAGACCTTCCGCAACCTGCGCACGAAGGGAAAGCTGACCCCTGCCGATGTCGACGGCACCGTCCGCGAGATCCGCCGCGCTCTGCTCGACGCAGATGTCGCGCTGCAGGTGGTCAAGGACTTCACCGGCAAGGTGCGCGAGCGCGCGCTCGGCGATGAGGTGAACAAGGCGCTCAATCCGGCGCAGCAGGTCGTGCAGATCGTCAACGAGGAACTCGTCGGAATCCTC is a window of Microbacterium esteraromaticum DNA encoding:
- a CDS encoding sigma-70 family RNA polymerase sigma factor → MSRHDDARLTRALESSASALLAYLERRVGPDDAPDLLGETMVVAWRRVAELPGDAERTRMWLFGIARGTLLNHARGQRRRWALADRIRLQVREAATAPPADDGSEVRDAIDRLEPDLAELIRLVHWERLSISDAADVLGIPASTARGRYQRAKDALRAALGVGASLA